Within the Nerophis ophidion isolate RoL-2023_Sa linkage group LG01, RoL_Noph_v1.0, whole genome shotgun sequence genome, the region TTGAGCGGCAATTCAGACTGTGACGGTGATGTAAGGATACacactgacaaaaaacaccctGAATGCTCTGAAAAGTCAGGTGTAGAACATTTGGCCTGCTCCCTTTGTGCTAAAAACTTTACTAAAAAGAGCAATTTGaatgcacacatgagaacacacacggaaGAAAAACCCTTTAAGTGCTCAGCTTGTGATAAAAGATTCTCCTACCGTTCAACTATGGTGtcacacatgataacacacacaggagaaaaaccttttcgaTGTTTAGTTTGTGCTAAGAGCTTTTCATATAAAGGTAATTTGAATGTTCACATGCAGTCACACGAAACAGACAAATCCTTTAGGTGCTCGGTTTGTGACAAAAGCTTTTCTTATAAGAGTAATTTGAATACACACATGCAGACTCACAAAACAGAGAAACTTTTCAGTTGCTCGTTTTGTAGTAAAGGTTTCTCTCAGAATGCAACTTTGGTAtcgcacatgagaatacacactggcgAAAAGCCTTTCGGATGCTCAGTTTGCGACAAAAGATTCTCTCAGAATGCAACATTGGTGtcgcacatgagaacgcacactggagaaaaaccctttaaaTGCACAATTTGCGGCGAAAGCTTTTCAAACAAATGCAATTTGAcgcaacacatgcacacacacaaggcAGAAAAAACCTTTAGCTGCTCAGTTTGTGATAAAAGCTTTTCTTACAACAGTTCTTTGTATGCACACATGCAGACGCACAACACGGAAAAACCCTTCCAGTGCTCATTTTGTGGTAAAAGATTCAGTCAAAAGGTCAATATGGAATCACacattagaacacacactggagaaaaacccttcaTTTGTTCAGTTTGCGATAAAAGATTCTCTCACAATACCACTTTGGtatcacacatgagaacgcacactggagaaaaaccttttagttGCACAGTTTGCGGTGATACATTTTCTTACAGATATAGTGTGACGCAACACATGCGGACCCACAAAACTGAAAAACCCTTTCGGtgctcagtttgtggtaaaagatTCATCCAGAAACTAAGTATGgaaacacacatgagaacgcacactggagaaaaaccttttgaaTGCGCAATTTGCGGTAAAAATTATTCGTATAAGAAAACTTTTGTAgctcacatgcaaacacacaatgGAGAATAACGGTTTTCCAGTCCATTGTGCTAAACCAGGAGTTCCCACTACGTCGATCGTGAGCTACCGCTTGATTCctaggcattaaaaaaaatgacatatcatcaatcttcactatgatGACGACCATCTGGAACGGATCACAATAAGTGATGCCATCCCGCCTGCGTTAACAGAATAAGAGCCTTAGATTACTAGTgcacacaagctagcaagctattgACTTAGCCACCACTTTCATGCGGAGGACTGTGTTCCCCTTCACAATGCAAATTCGAAGTTGTGGAACCTACCAGCAACTCCTGTGTATCCTCacagattccaatcaatgcaagtcaacaGCATACGGTAATACACTCGCTTATATTGTTGTCTTCGAGAACAGACGGGAATCTATATGTCATTCAACATGTTTGTAGTTAGATCAGGAAAAAAACAGAGGcattttcatccctacaagcctgtttcgcagggttctctgctcttcaggggattttatgaaAGAGGCTTGTAGgcatgatatagcctctgtgttttttcctgacctaacgtacatATTCCGCTGTACCCCGGTATTGAACACTGTATatcggataaaccacagaaaccttgactatatgtataaataaataaatatatacatatatatatatatatatatatatatatatatatatatatatatatgtatatatatatatatgtgcgtctgcctcacaatacgaaggtcttgaagtcatgggttcaatcccaggctcgggatctttctgtgtggagtttgcatgtcctccccgtgaatgcgtgggttccctccgggcactccggcttcctcccacctccaaagacatgcacctggggataggttgattggcaacactaaattggcccgagtgtgtgaatgtgagtgtgaatgttgtctgtctatctgtgttggccctgcgatgaggtggcgacttgtccagggtgtacctcgccttccgcccgagtgtagctgagataggcaccagcgccccccgcgaccccaaaagggaataagcggtaagaaatggatggatggatggatatatatatatatatatatatatatatatatatatatatatatatatatatataaacctgtgaaacaggcttgtagggatgatatagcccctgtgttttttcctgacctaacgtgtgtgtatgtgtatatatatatatatatataaataaatatatgtgtgtgtgtatttatttatttatatatatttataaatatatatatatatatacatttgtagctcacatgcaaacacacaatgGAGAATAACGGTTTTCCAGTCCATTGTGCTAAACCAGGAGTTCCCACTACGTCGATCGTGAGCTACCGCTTGATtcccaggcattaaaaaaaatgacatatcatcaatcttcactatgatGACGACCATCTGGAACGGATCAGAATAAGTGATGCCATCCCGCCTGCGTTAACAGAATAAGAGCCTTAGATTACTAGTgcacacaagctagcaagctattgACTTAGCCACCACTTTCATGCGGAGgatgaaagtatatatatatatataagaatatatatttggcaacactaaattggccctagtgtgtgaatgtgagtgtgaatgttgtctgtctatctgtgttggccctgcgatgaggtggcgacttgtccagggtgtaccccgccttccgcccgattgtagctgagacaggtgccagcgccccccgcgaccccgaaagggaataagcggtagaaaatggatggaaaatggatatatatatatatatatatatatatatatatatatatatatatatatatatatatatatatatatatatatgtgtgtgtatttatttatgtatttatatatatatatatatatatatatatatgggtgtatttttttatttatttatatatatatatatatatatacatatatgaatatatctgtgtatatatatgtatatataaatatttatatgtgtgtatttatttatatatataaataaatatatatatatatgtaaatacatatatataaatatatatgtttatatatatgtatttatatgtatgtatgtatatatatatatagatatgtatttatatatactgtatatatgtatgtatacatgtatttatatatatatatatatatatatatataaactcaaAGGTAACTTTGGTTTTGTGTGTTTTGCACTCATTTTAATGTAATAAAAAAGTTGATCTATGCAGCGGTTCTTTCTTCCTCAGCTCTCATTATCGCCGCATGATAGCAGCAGTGTGAAGAAAGAGTATGGCCTCCCGGGTTTCAGAGTTGGTGGCTGACCTGCCGCCCTTTAATTACGTGACGGGCTTTTGAAACAATCATTTAGGAGATTGTCTGGCCATACTCTTTGATTGTTTAatgtgactacagggcgccatgatGGACCGACACCAACTCTGAAACAGAGTTGGACAAACTCTCGCTACACACTGCTCTGGTCTTGGATAGTTGCTGGAAGACAGCGGGTCCCAACCACTCTGCCTTAAACATTGTCAGGTGTGCTTTGGGAAGTCATTACATTTATTTCCTCCGAAATGGAAAACGTTCAGTGGGACACCTCTAGTAGTGACTGGTGTATACTGTTTGTATCATCAACAAACATATTGTAAAGATTATTAGATATacagcaaaaattacatttttggtaAACACtgactagaaaataaaaaataccagATGGACCAGTTTACACATGAATTGTGTGTTGTTTGGCCAAACTTCTCTCTAAATTAaagtttattattaaaaaaattacacGCATGAATATTATTGCATGGACTGTAATAACTAGGAACTATGACATTCGGCTTCTCCACTATCATATACAATATCAACATGTAactatgaaaaacaaacaaaaaagaacacACAGTGTTGATATTTGGATCGACCTGGGTGCTATCTGCAGGACTCAATTGATGTTACacattgaatgtatatttttttatattaacatttatttaaacatgtaaacaaatatttaaagaaCAATGCTTGAAATGGCCTGGAATCTGTCAAGCCTGTAATCTGCTCGTCTATTGAGGCAGTATATTTAATCCATTTGGGAAACTGAGTATTTCAATGAAAATctcaatatgtttggagaaatGATCAACATAACTTGAGGGGCCACTACAACATAAATCATAAAGACAAGATGTACGCTTATTGGAATGATTCATTTCAGTAAATGGGTTATTCCACCAAATTGTCGCTGAGAAATATAATGTATAAATGGTCAAATTAccagaatttttatttttaactatgTGGTCTTCTTCTTGCAAAACACTACTGCTTTGGTCCACTGGCCccacttaaaaaaattaaaactgaaaGTTCATAAGTGGGGCTTTAAGAGCTGTGCATATTCCAAACTTAACCCACCCATCAAcaagacaaaattaaatatgatttgATTTTGTTTCTTTCAAAATTTTCGCCTCGTTttttacattaaaggcctactgaaatgggatgttcttatttaaacggggatagcgggtccattcattgtgtcatacttgatcatttcgcggtattgccatatttttgctcaaaggatttagtagagaacatcgactataaagttcgcaacttttgttcgctaataaaaaagccttgcctgtaccggaagtagcagaccatgtgcgcgtgacatcacgggttgtggagctcctcacatcctcacattgtttacaatcatggccaccagcagcgagagggattcgaaccgagaaagcgacgatttccccattaatttgagcgaggatgaaagatttgtggatgaggaaagtgagagtgaaggactacaaaaaaaaaagacgagggcagtgggatttactaggataattctggaaaatcccttatcttcttattgtgttactagtgttttagtgagattatatggttgtacctgtacaacctgaaagtcggaggggtgtggccacgggtgtgatgaccgccagtgtctccgagggaagccacgtttctcgacaaggcgaaggcagccgttggggccgggctcctccacggtgtaagcatccgacgggaggaggcaagagagtccgcagctgcaggaggaacgacgcaagctctccgctcatgtctacggtaagagacgacttattaccaccattttctcaccgaaatctgctggttgacatgtggtagggaaccatgttcgcttgaccgctctgttccatagtaaagcttcaccgtcatctttcgggaatgtaaacaaggaaacaccggctgtgtttgtgttgctaaaggcggccgcaatacaccgcttcccacctacatctttcttctttgacgtctccattattaattgaacaaattgcaaaagattcagcaacacagatgtccagaatactgtgtaattacgcgattaaagcagacgacttatagctgggatcggtgctggaacaaaatgtccgctacaatccgtgacgtcacgcgcacgtgtcatcatacgcgtcatcataccgcaacgttttcagcaggataattggcgtgaaatttaaaattgcaacttagtaaactaaaaaggctgtatttgtgacaatctgtcactttatttctgttaattttcgtgtttttgtatttacttcctgttcagtgctcttactttgttgtatttcctgttttattcatgagcactgtttttctcttttcgttgattggcagcggttcacacctgctgtcaatcaagctactgcctatttatgtttcactcgagcactcctcagtgctcgaagataatatcatgttgagaacgttactttgcatgactgctttatgtttatttgtttttttttatgagttctgaattaaattcctcttaccttcactcaactctcctggatttttgcatactcgGGGATacacaacagcagacatgcgAGTTCCTAACAGTATCTTCGAGCCAGAAAGTGTCCTCGCgggaatccctgtcggcaatcctcagccgacgttctggaccgcacaattcctggaggacttgaaggcgaGGTTTGTGCGGCCCCAGccaacagacgcggaccctcttcccgcggcaacgctaccggctacggctctccgaccgccgcgtcctccgccgccatccttcctctcggcaacgctgccggctacggctcaccgaccggcgcgcccgcctcctccttcacgtctcgcggctcccgcggctccGTCGCcaactacggctctccgaccggcacgcccgccgccgccatccttcccgtcgtctgctgtgctgcttctccctgctcctgcGCAGCTTCCAGCGGTTGCTCCCAGGCTACTCTTCCTGccggctcccgctctcttttgTAGTTCGCCGagggctccagtggagcccactgtGAGGtctcttttgtcctcctgctgggactcggcgcgggacgtgtcttcgtccctcctcctggccccctcccgcccgtccctggttttcgcaccgggggactccgacgacgaggcacgtcttcccgcaagtgtggacggcgtctgccagccgcctagtggaggggggcctacAATATacagcggtgcagccaggcacacaccgctgtcatcctcgcaagcgtctccttccacggagacaactacgtgcctggcgggctttcgcacagctccaacgccggcattaCGCACGGCTCCAACGCCGCCAGTAGCAGCACCACGCCAAACTTCGTCGCCGCCGGCATCTgctactcctcggccggcatctgctgctcctcgcccggcatcTTCATCTGTCGCTTTCGCGCCgtcgatgacatccgccgctttcgcGCCgtcgatgacgtccgccgctttcacgccgtcGATGTCGTCCGCCGCTTTCGCGCCGCCGATgtcgtccgccgctttcacgccgccgatgtcgtccgccgctttcacgccgccgatgtcgtccgccgctttcacgccgccgatgtcGTCCGCCGCTTTCGCGCCGCCGATgtcgtccgccgctttcacgccgccgatgtcgtccgccgctttcacgccgccgatgtcgtccgccgctttcacgccgccgatgtcgtccgccgctttcacgccgccgatgtcgtccgccgctttcacgccgccgatgacgtccgccgctttcacgccgccgatgacgtccgccgcttcaacgccggcaccaacatcggctcctcagccacCTCCTGCAGAGGTACCTGTTTCGGCTGCagtccccgccgctttgtctgctgtttCCGGGCCTGCtgcagcgcgcccgcctccacgtcagccgcggatgtggccgtgcccagggCGTCCTTCTCGCGGGACGCACTCTCCTTTTTGTCGGCCAGTGATGTGGccgttccgtggccgcccgcctcgccagttccagcggcgctctacgcgccgccgCCATTTGTCTCTCCCTCGCTGGCTTACATTTTTGGACGTTTTTCCATTTGTTTCTTTTTCATAGGAACATCTggaatctgttccttgagggggaggtcctgtgacaatctgtcactttatttctgttaattttcgtgtttttgtatttacttcctgttcagtgctcttactttgttgtatttcctgttttattcacgagcactgtttttctcttttcgttgattggcagcggttcacacctgctgtcaatcaagttactgcctatttatgtttcactcgagcactcctcagtgctcagagataatatcatgttgagaacgttactttgcacgactgctttgtttatttgtttttttttatgagttctgaattaaattcctcttaccttcaccaaactctcctggattcttgcatactcggggacacacaacagcagacatgcgAGTTTCTaacagtattggcatgtgttgcaacgttaagatttcatcattgatatataaagtatcagactgcgtggtcggtagtagtgggtttcagtaggcctttaacatgtcaGTTAATCCTGTTATTGTCTTCGTCAACGTGCCTTTGTTTTGATTAAATatagatttgttttttgtttttacctgctccgacataaaaaaaatacacaatccaaataaaataaacagcttCCTCCCTGCAGGTCATGGTAAGGCCAAAAAGTAAGTTCACTCATTCATCATTCTGTATTTTTGATGATATTTCAACTTTGACTGGGAGGATTAAAATCAGGGTTTTTATTCCAACACTAAATAATTGTTTTGATTACATTTGATCATATTCATCATTGTTTGTTGAGGggaattgttgtacattatttGGTAGCTAGTTGTTTGCCTTATGCATCATTTTAGATGATAATGCCTCATTTTAGCTGTTTAAATATCTACAAGATTATTCAATTTTAACATTTGTCATTTGAGGAGTTTTgtagcttttttgattgattgattgattgattgattgcacagtacagtacatattccatacaattgaccactaaatggtagcacccgaataagtttttcaacttgtttacgtcaacgtttatcaattcatggtaacgtcAATGTCCTTCCTGCATccaaccatcacagtctttacagggtaataaccaagaatgattttaaaagatatcgctttgactttgttggtaagtaaatacctgttaggaagggaccacgtttttaCCCAGCAGATGTCATTCACAACATTATTCCAGAGCGCAATTACATGGGAGACTGACATACAATAATttttggaataagctgcagatttttctgttatttttctgatcaaagcaaagtttccccacaggttgggatgtacaacataataacaccttggagcatttaagtcccatcttaaaactcatttgtatactctagcccagtggttctcaaccttttttcagtgatgtaccccctgtgaaattttttttaatccaaatgctccctaatcagagcaaagcatttttagttgaaaaaaggagataagaagtcaaatacagcactatgtcatcattttctgatttattaaattgtataacagtgcaaaaatattgctcatttgtagtggtctttcttgaactatttggaaaaaaagatataaaaataactaaaaacttgttgaaaaataaacaagtgattatagttataaataaatatttatacacatagaagtaatcgtcaacttgaagtgccctctttggggattgtaatagagatc harbors:
- the LOC133554558 gene encoding gastrula zinc finger protein XlCGF57.1-like → MLKDLIRQRLIVVADEIFAMFERTVASYEEELCRTKEENERHRQQLEALRQTGPALQIEDVHQEECPPQSQATNSNVKQEDSQPSDIKEEDEELRITEEGKCLQGPEETELNKLPLTVISVKTEDGEEEPQADNLFAPLSASEAEDRVEEPLSGNSDCDGDVRIHTDKKHPECSEKSGVEHLACSLCAKNFTKKSNLNAHMRTHTEEKPFKCSACDKRFSYRSTMVSHMITHTGEKPFRCLVCAKSFSYKGNLNVHMQSHETDKSFRCSVCDKSFSYKSNLNTHMQTHKTEKLFSCSFCSKGFSQNATLVSHMRIHTGEKPFGCSVCDKRFSQNATLVSHMRTHTGEKPFKCTICGESFSNKCNLTQHMHTHKAEKTFSCSVCDKSFSYNSSLYAHMQTHNTEKPFQCSFCGKRFSQKVNMESHIRTHTGEKPFICSVCDKRFSHNTTLVSHMRTHTGEKPFSCTVCGDTFSYRYSVTQHMRTHKTEKPFRCSVCGKRFIQKLSMETHMRTHTGEKPFECAICGKNYSYKKTFVAHMQTHNGE